The Onthophagus taurus isolate NC chromosome 2, IU_Otau_3.0, whole genome shotgun sequence genome includes a window with the following:
- the LOC111427104 gene encoding protein phosphatase 1 regulatory subunit 12A isoform X6, which produces MSVETRTTSALHKRVEQLKRWEESDTNREPVTPKQRSRKIKFSSGCVFLAACAAGEKDEVLRLLEKGADIDTANVDGLTALHQACIDDNLDMVEFLVEHGADVNRGDNEGWTPLHATASCGFLSIAKYLIDHGANVAAVNCDGELALDITESERMEELLKSEVEARGIDCEKARSEEERLMLRDATEWLSSKTSSVDIGNAKTGATPLHVASAKGYVKVIKVLLQCGADVNKQDNDGWTPLHAASHWGQMEATELLANNMADMDAQNFVGQTPFDVCDNDMLPHLDMLKKRQVKDEAMRGLGKKRPEQDRTTEVEMPTKVKRVEVKIESNEEDENLKKESEVGMEVSSSSGTDSNSASDDSESDDSESEIKNKVNTMNNDVPPVHIVAVKEASEQVKGPPSLPPKQPPPDNVNIDDSAPTWRRQTHRPNSFREKDGENEVTIRRIHSFQNDPEFYARYQELRSRIQANSFPCYYHPPNKDKFQTFIPPLFNNSNQRQLSKSNKIENEDATSSTPEITGTTTTTNTTTTTTTTPSTKTVSSSPLPNVVPIRSGLKLAIASATPPTSSVQTTTPPTPTTPSNGNNRLTMIKNFFKSFVPPVRDEESETQRKAHAKRVRETRRSTQGVTLEEIKSAEQLVKMKNQTTNNNNNNNNVEFKLEDVNKPEEPPSTPSYIRRSGLQSNPLPRPSSAPVETADTTVTLPLRRPKSTEEKIALEQDKENDARNAQATLATQAAIQRRRRPKRRSTGVVTLENMEDGESEKDQSTGGGGDFDDSTKVNHQESGNERSGRSSRVSSSSDLILRGENGEIDYKRLYEQSLTEIDRLKDKLRKSDEELRDTKQTLEKLQTVTSKNSLSELEKREKRAMERKLSEMEEELKQLQKLKAENERLRAENRALTRVVNKLSIATEK; this is translated from the exons ATGTCAGTGGAGACACGCACCACGTCCGCCCTGCACAAAAGGGTCGAGCAGCTGAAACGTTGGGAGGAATCGGATACCAATCGCGAACCAGTGACACCTAAACAGAGATCGaggaaaataaagttttcctCTGGATGCGTTTTTCTTGCGGCGTGTGCTGCCGGCGAAAAAGACGAAGTGCTTAGATTATTGGAAAAGGGGGCCGACATTGATACCGCCAACGTAGATGGTTTGACAGCCCTACATCAG GCATGTATCGACGACAACTTAGATATGGTGGAGTTCCTAGTGGAGCATGGGGCGGATGTAAACCGTGGCGACAACGAGGGTTGGACGCCGCTTCATGCGACCGCCAGTTGCGGTTTCCTTTCGATAGCCAAGTACCTGATTGACCACGGTGCAAATGTTGCGGCGGTTAATTGCGATGGGGAACTCGCCCTTGACATAACTGAGAGTGAACGGATGgaagaattgttaaaatccGAGGTGGAAGCCAGAGGGATCGATTGTGAAAAAGCGCGCAGCGAAGAAGAACGATTGATGTTAAGGGACGCCACCGAATGGTTAAGCTCGAAAACTTCATCCGTTGACATTGGAAATGCCAAAACTGGCGCTACACCTTTACATGTAGCCTCTGCTAAAGGATACGTTAAAGTAATTAA ggTTTTGTTACAATGCGGTGcggatgttaataaacaagatAATGATGGATGGACTCCACTTCATGCGGCCTCCCATTGGGGTCAAATGGAAGCTACGGAATTATTAGCTAATAATATGGCTGATATGGACGctcaaaattttgtt gGGCAAACACCTTTTGACGTATGTGATAACGACATGTTACCTCATTTGGACATGTTAAAAAAGCGACAAGTAAAAGACGAAGCAATGCGCGGTTTGGGTAAGAAGCGACCAGAACAAGATAGAACGACGGAGGTTGAGATGCCAACGAAGGTTAAACGTGTTGAGGTGAAAATCGAAAGTAACGAAGAAGATGAGAATTTGAAGAAGGAATCGGAAGTGG gAATGGAAGTTTCTAGTTCGAGTGGTACAGACTCGAATTCGGCGAGTGATGATTCGGAATCGGATGATTCGGAAAGCG aaATAAAGAACAAAGTAAATACGATGAACAACGACGTACCTCCAGTACACATAGTAGCTGTTAAAGAAGCCTCTGAACAAGTTAAAGGGCCTCCGTCCTTACCACCTAAACAACCCCCACCTGATAATGTTAATATCGACGATAGCGCTCCAACGTGGAGGAGACAAACTCACAGACCTAATAGTTtta gAGAAAAAGACGGTGAAAACGAGGTGACTATTCGAAGAATACACAGTTTTCAAAACGACCCAGA GTTCTACGCGCGGTATCAGGAGCTGCGCTCACGCATCCAGGCTAATTCCTTCCCGTGTTACTACCATCCCCCGAACAAGGACAAATTCCAAACCTTTATCCCACCCCTTTTCAATAACTCAAACCAGCGGCAGCTCAG CAAGtctaataaaattgaaaacgaagACGCGACAAGTAGCACACCCGAAATCACTGGTACCACAACAACAACTAATACAACAACCACCACTACAACAACGCCATCGACAAAAACGGTTTCTAGTAGTCCACTGCCAAATGTTGTACCTATTAGGAG TGGCTTGAAGTTGGCGATTGCAAGCGCCACACCACCCACTAGTAGTGTTCAGACTACAACGCCCCCAACCCCCACTACACCATCCAATGGAAACAACAGGCTCACCATGATCAAAAACTTCTTCAA gTCTTTTGTTCCGCCCGTTCGAGATGAAGAGAGCGAAACTCAACGAAAGGCTCACGCGAAGAGAGTACGGGAGACGCGCAGATCAACGCAAGGGGTGACTCTGGAAGAAATCAAGTCCGCCGAACAACTGGTTAAGATGAAGAATCAAACTAcgaacaataataataacaacaataacgtagag tttaaacttGAGGATGTGAACAAACCGGAAGAACCACCTTCAACTCCATCGTACATTCGAAGGAGCGGCCTTCAAAGTAATCCTCTTCCAAGACCTTCGTCCGCTCCTGTAGAAACTGCGGATACAACCGTAACTTTACCGTTACGAAGACCTAAATCTACCGAAGAGAAAA TCGCTTTGGAACAAGATAAAGAAAACGATGCTAGAAATGCACAAGCTACTTTGGCTACCCAAGCTGCTATACAACGGAGAAGGAGACCCAAAAGACGATCAACTGGTGTGGTTACTTTGGAGAATATGGAAGATGGGGAATCGGAAAAAGATCAATCGACAGGTGGAGGTGgtgattttgatgattccaCCAAAGTGAATCATCAAGAA AGTGGTAATGAAAGATCGGGAAGAAGTTCGCGCGTTAGCAGCTCAAgcgatttaattttaagggGTGAAAATGGCGAAATCGATTATAAGAGGCTGTACGAGCAATCGCTTACTGAAATTGATAGGTTGAAAGATAAATTGAGAAAATCCGATGAGGAACTTCGAGATACTAAACAgacattagaaaaattacaaactgtt
- the LOC111427104 gene encoding protein phosphatase 1 regulatory subunit 12A isoform X3 has protein sequence MSVETRTTSALHKRVEQLKRWEESDTNREPVTPKQRSRKIKFSSGCVFLAACAAGEKDEVLRLLEKGADIDTANVDGLTALHQACIDDNLDMVEFLVEHGADVNRGDNEGWTPLHATASCGFLSIAKYLIDHGANVAAVNCDGELALDITESERMEELLKSEVEARGIDCEKARSEEERLMLRDATEWLSSKTSSVDIGNAKTGATPLHVASAKGYVKVIKVLLQCGADVNKQDNDGWTPLHAASHWGQMEATELLANNMADMDAQNFVGQTPFDVCDNDMLPHLDMLKKRQVKDEAMRGLGKKRPEQDRTTEVEMPTKVKRVEVKIESNEEDENLKKESEVEIKNKVNTMNNDVPPVHIVAVKEASEQVKGPPSLPPKQPPPDNVNIDDSAPTWRRQTHRPNSFREKDGENEVTIRRIHSFQNDPEFYARYQELRSRIQANSFPCYYHPPNKDKFQTFIPPLFNNSNQRQLSKSNKIENEDATSSTPEITGTTTTTNTTTTTTTTPSTKTVSSSPLPNVVPIRSGLKLAIASATPPTSSVQTTTPPTPTTPSNGNNRLTMIKNFFKSFVPPVRDEESETQRKAHAKRVRETRRSTQGVTLEEIKSAEQLVKMKNQTTNNNNNNNNVESGANGDSNTTVSVTATITTATPTVITRDTEEPVVTTHERRPSWRLRVDNGSKFKLEDVNKPEEPPSTPSYIRRSGLQSNPLPRPSSAPVETADTTVTLPLRRPKSTEEKIALEQDKENDARNAQATLATQAAIQRRRRPKRRSTGVVTLENMEDGESEKDQSTGGGGDFDDSTKVNHQESGNERSGRSSRVSSSSDLILRGENGEIDYKRLYEQSLTEIDRLKDKLRKSDEELRDTKQTLEKLQTVTSKNSLSELEKREKRAMERKLSEMEEELKQLQKLKAENERLRAENRALTRVVNKLSIATEK, from the exons ATGTCAGTGGAGACACGCACCACGTCCGCCCTGCACAAAAGGGTCGAGCAGCTGAAACGTTGGGAGGAATCGGATACCAATCGCGAACCAGTGACACCTAAACAGAGATCGaggaaaataaagttttcctCTGGATGCGTTTTTCTTGCGGCGTGTGCTGCCGGCGAAAAAGACGAAGTGCTTAGATTATTGGAAAAGGGGGCCGACATTGATACCGCCAACGTAGATGGTTTGACAGCCCTACATCAG GCATGTATCGACGACAACTTAGATATGGTGGAGTTCCTAGTGGAGCATGGGGCGGATGTAAACCGTGGCGACAACGAGGGTTGGACGCCGCTTCATGCGACCGCCAGTTGCGGTTTCCTTTCGATAGCCAAGTACCTGATTGACCACGGTGCAAATGTTGCGGCGGTTAATTGCGATGGGGAACTCGCCCTTGACATAACTGAGAGTGAACGGATGgaagaattgttaaaatccGAGGTGGAAGCCAGAGGGATCGATTGTGAAAAAGCGCGCAGCGAAGAAGAACGATTGATGTTAAGGGACGCCACCGAATGGTTAAGCTCGAAAACTTCATCCGTTGACATTGGAAATGCCAAAACTGGCGCTACACCTTTACATGTAGCCTCTGCTAAAGGATACGTTAAAGTAATTAA ggTTTTGTTACAATGCGGTGcggatgttaataaacaagatAATGATGGATGGACTCCACTTCATGCGGCCTCCCATTGGGGTCAAATGGAAGCTACGGAATTATTAGCTAATAATATGGCTGATATGGACGctcaaaattttgtt gGGCAAACACCTTTTGACGTATGTGATAACGACATGTTACCTCATTTGGACATGTTAAAAAAGCGACAAGTAAAAGACGAAGCAATGCGCGGTTTGGGTAAGAAGCGACCAGAACAAGATAGAACGACGGAGGTTGAGATGCCAACGAAGGTTAAACGTGTTGAGGTGAAAATCGAAAGTAACGAAGAAGATGAGAATTTGAAGAAGGAATCGGAAGTGG aaATAAAGAACAAAGTAAATACGATGAACAACGACGTACCTCCAGTACACATAGTAGCTGTTAAAGAAGCCTCTGAACAAGTTAAAGGGCCTCCGTCCTTACCACCTAAACAACCCCCACCTGATAATGTTAATATCGACGATAGCGCTCCAACGTGGAGGAGACAAACTCACAGACCTAATAGTTtta gAGAAAAAGACGGTGAAAACGAGGTGACTATTCGAAGAATACACAGTTTTCAAAACGACCCAGA GTTCTACGCGCGGTATCAGGAGCTGCGCTCACGCATCCAGGCTAATTCCTTCCCGTGTTACTACCATCCCCCGAACAAGGACAAATTCCAAACCTTTATCCCACCCCTTTTCAATAACTCAAACCAGCGGCAGCTCAG CAAGtctaataaaattgaaaacgaagACGCGACAAGTAGCACACCCGAAATCACTGGTACCACAACAACAACTAATACAACAACCACCACTACAACAACGCCATCGACAAAAACGGTTTCTAGTAGTCCACTGCCAAATGTTGTACCTATTAGGAG TGGCTTGAAGTTGGCGATTGCAAGCGCCACACCACCCACTAGTAGTGTTCAGACTACAACGCCCCCAACCCCCACTACACCATCCAATGGAAACAACAGGCTCACCATGATCAAAAACTTCTTCAA gTCTTTTGTTCCGCCCGTTCGAGATGAAGAGAGCGAAACTCAACGAAAGGCTCACGCGAAGAGAGTACGGGAGACGCGCAGATCAACGCAAGGGGTGACTCTGGAAGAAATCAAGTCCGCCGAACAACTGGTTAAGATGAAGAATCAAACTAcgaacaataataataacaacaataacgtagag TCGGGGGCTAACGGAGACTCTAACACTACCGTCAGCGTAACCGCCACCATCACCACAGCTACGCCAACCGTTATTACAAGGGATACCGAAGAACCGGTTGTTACAACGCATGAAAGGAGGCCCTCGTGGAGATTGCGGGTCGATAATGGAAGCAAG tttaaacttGAGGATGTGAACAAACCGGAAGAACCACCTTCAACTCCATCGTACATTCGAAGGAGCGGCCTTCAAAGTAATCCTCTTCCAAGACCTTCGTCCGCTCCTGTAGAAACTGCGGATACAACCGTAACTTTACCGTTACGAAGACCTAAATCTACCGAAGAGAAAA TCGCTTTGGAACAAGATAAAGAAAACGATGCTAGAAATGCACAAGCTACTTTGGCTACCCAAGCTGCTATACAACGGAGAAGGAGACCCAAAAGACGATCAACTGGTGTGGTTACTTTGGAGAATATGGAAGATGGGGAATCGGAAAAAGATCAATCGACAGGTGGAGGTGgtgattttgatgattccaCCAAAGTGAATCATCAAGAA AGTGGTAATGAAAGATCGGGAAGAAGTTCGCGCGTTAGCAGCTCAAgcgatttaattttaagggGTGAAAATGGCGAAATCGATTATAAGAGGCTGTACGAGCAATCGCTTACTGAAATTGATAGGTTGAAAGATAAATTGAGAAAATCCGATGAGGAACTTCGAGATACTAAACAgacattagaaaaattacaaactgtt
- the LOC111427104 gene encoding protein phosphatase 1 regulatory subunit 12A isoform X12 encodes MSVETRTTSALHKRVEQLKRWEESDTNREPVTPKQRSRKIKFSSGCVFLAACAAGEKDEVLRLLEKGADIDTANVDGLTALHQACIDDNLDMVEFLVEHGADVNRGDNEGWTPLHATASCGFLSIAKYLIDHGANVAAVNCDGELALDITESERMEELLKSEVEARGIDCEKARSEEERLMLRDATEWLSSKTSSVDIGNAKTGATPLHVASAKGYVKVIKVLLQCGADVNKQDNDGWTPLHAASHWGQMEATELLANNMADMDAQNFVGQTPFDVCDNDMLPHLDMLKKRQVKDEAMRGLGKKRPEQDRTTEVEMPTKVKRVEVKIESNEEDENLKKESEVGMEVSSSSGTDSNSASDDSESDDSESEIKNKVNTMNNDVPPVHIVAVKEASEQVKGPPSLPPKQPPPDNVNIDDSAPTWRRQTHRPNSFREKDGENEVTIRRIHSFQNDPESFVPPVRDEESETQRKAHAKRVRETRRSTQGVTLEEIKSAEQLVKMKNQTTNNNNNNNNVESGANGDSNTTVSVTATITTATPTVITRDTEEPVVTTHERRPSWRLRVDNGSKFKLEDVNKPEEPPSTPSYIRRSGLQSNPLPRPSSAPVETADTTVTLPLRRPKSTEEKIALEQDKENDARNAQATLATQAAIQRRRRPKRRSTGVVTLENMEDGESEKDQSTGGGGDFDDSTKVNHQESGNERSGRSSRVSSSSDLILRGENGEIDYKRLYEQSLTEIDRLKDKLRKSDEELRDTKQTLEKLQTVTSKNSLSELEKREKRAMERKLSEMEEELKQLQKLKAENERLRAENRALTRVVNKLSIATEK; translated from the exons ATGTCAGTGGAGACACGCACCACGTCCGCCCTGCACAAAAGGGTCGAGCAGCTGAAACGTTGGGAGGAATCGGATACCAATCGCGAACCAGTGACACCTAAACAGAGATCGaggaaaataaagttttcctCTGGATGCGTTTTTCTTGCGGCGTGTGCTGCCGGCGAAAAAGACGAAGTGCTTAGATTATTGGAAAAGGGGGCCGACATTGATACCGCCAACGTAGATGGTTTGACAGCCCTACATCAG GCATGTATCGACGACAACTTAGATATGGTGGAGTTCCTAGTGGAGCATGGGGCGGATGTAAACCGTGGCGACAACGAGGGTTGGACGCCGCTTCATGCGACCGCCAGTTGCGGTTTCCTTTCGATAGCCAAGTACCTGATTGACCACGGTGCAAATGTTGCGGCGGTTAATTGCGATGGGGAACTCGCCCTTGACATAACTGAGAGTGAACGGATGgaagaattgttaaaatccGAGGTGGAAGCCAGAGGGATCGATTGTGAAAAAGCGCGCAGCGAAGAAGAACGATTGATGTTAAGGGACGCCACCGAATGGTTAAGCTCGAAAACTTCATCCGTTGACATTGGAAATGCCAAAACTGGCGCTACACCTTTACATGTAGCCTCTGCTAAAGGATACGTTAAAGTAATTAA ggTTTTGTTACAATGCGGTGcggatgttaataaacaagatAATGATGGATGGACTCCACTTCATGCGGCCTCCCATTGGGGTCAAATGGAAGCTACGGAATTATTAGCTAATAATATGGCTGATATGGACGctcaaaattttgtt gGGCAAACACCTTTTGACGTATGTGATAACGACATGTTACCTCATTTGGACATGTTAAAAAAGCGACAAGTAAAAGACGAAGCAATGCGCGGTTTGGGTAAGAAGCGACCAGAACAAGATAGAACGACGGAGGTTGAGATGCCAACGAAGGTTAAACGTGTTGAGGTGAAAATCGAAAGTAACGAAGAAGATGAGAATTTGAAGAAGGAATCGGAAGTGG gAATGGAAGTTTCTAGTTCGAGTGGTACAGACTCGAATTCGGCGAGTGATGATTCGGAATCGGATGATTCGGAAAGCG aaATAAAGAACAAAGTAAATACGATGAACAACGACGTACCTCCAGTACACATAGTAGCTGTTAAAGAAGCCTCTGAACAAGTTAAAGGGCCTCCGTCCTTACCACCTAAACAACCCCCACCTGATAATGTTAATATCGACGATAGCGCTCCAACGTGGAGGAGACAAACTCACAGACCTAATAGTTtta gAGAAAAAGACGGTGAAAACGAGGTGACTATTCGAAGAATACACAGTTTTCAAAACGACCCAGA gTCTTTTGTTCCGCCCGTTCGAGATGAAGAGAGCGAAACTCAACGAAAGGCTCACGCGAAGAGAGTACGGGAGACGCGCAGATCAACGCAAGGGGTGACTCTGGAAGAAATCAAGTCCGCCGAACAACTGGTTAAGATGAAGAATCAAACTAcgaacaataataataacaacaataacgtagag TCGGGGGCTAACGGAGACTCTAACACTACCGTCAGCGTAACCGCCACCATCACCACAGCTACGCCAACCGTTATTACAAGGGATACCGAAGAACCGGTTGTTACAACGCATGAAAGGAGGCCCTCGTGGAGATTGCGGGTCGATAATGGAAGCAAG tttaaacttGAGGATGTGAACAAACCGGAAGAACCACCTTCAACTCCATCGTACATTCGAAGGAGCGGCCTTCAAAGTAATCCTCTTCCAAGACCTTCGTCCGCTCCTGTAGAAACTGCGGATACAACCGTAACTTTACCGTTACGAAGACCTAAATCTACCGAAGAGAAAA TCGCTTTGGAACAAGATAAAGAAAACGATGCTAGAAATGCACAAGCTACTTTGGCTACCCAAGCTGCTATACAACGGAGAAGGAGACCCAAAAGACGATCAACTGGTGTGGTTACTTTGGAGAATATGGAAGATGGGGAATCGGAAAAAGATCAATCGACAGGTGGAGGTGgtgattttgatgattccaCCAAAGTGAATCATCAAGAA AGTGGTAATGAAAGATCGGGAAGAAGTTCGCGCGTTAGCAGCTCAAgcgatttaattttaagggGTGAAAATGGCGAAATCGATTATAAGAGGCTGTACGAGCAATCGCTTACTGAAATTGATAGGTTGAAAGATAAATTGAGAAAATCCGATGAGGAACTTCGAGATACTAAACAgacattagaaaaattacaaactgtt
- the LOC111427104 gene encoding protein phosphatase 1 regulatory subunit 12A isoform X8: protein MSVETRTTSALHKRVEQLKRWEESDTNREPVTPKQRSRKIKFSSGCVFLAACAAGEKDEVLRLLEKGADIDTANVDGLTALHQACIDDNLDMVEFLVEHGADVNRGDNEGWTPLHATASCGFLSIAKYLIDHGANVAAVNCDGELALDITESERMEELLKSEVEARGIDCEKARSEEERLMLRDATEWLSSKTSSVDIGNAKTGATPLHVASAKGYVKVIKVLLQCGADVNKQDNDGWTPLHAASHWGQMEATELLANNMADMDAQNFVGQTPFDVCDNDMLPHLDMLKKRQVKDEAMRGLGKKRPEQDRTTEVEMPTKVKRVEVKIESNEEDENLKKESEVGMEVSSSSGTDSNSASDDSESDDSESEIKNKVNTMNNDVPPVHIVAVKEASEQVKGPPSLPPKQPPPDNVNIDDSAPTWRRQTHRPNSFREKDGENEVTIRRIHSFQNDPDKSNKIENEDATSSTPEITGTTTTTNTTTTTTTTPSTKTVSSSPLPNVVPIRRSFVPPVRDEESETQRKAHAKRVRETRRSTQGVTLEEIKSAEQLVKMKNQTTNNNNNNNNVESGANGDSNTTVSVTATITTATPTVITRDTEEPVVTTHERRPSWRLRVDNGSKFKLEDVNKPEEPPSTPSYIRRSGLQSNPLPRPSSAPVETADTTVTLPLRRPKSTEEKIALEQDKENDARNAQATLATQAAIQRRRRPKRRSTGVVTLENMEDGESEKDQSTGGGGDFDDSTKVNHQESGNERSGRSSRVSSSSDLILRGENGEIDYKRLYEQSLTEIDRLKDKLRKSDEELRDTKQTLEKLQTVTSKNSLSELEKREKRAMERKLSEMEEELKQLQKLKAENERLRAENRALTRVVNKLSIATEK from the exons ATGTCAGTGGAGACACGCACCACGTCCGCCCTGCACAAAAGGGTCGAGCAGCTGAAACGTTGGGAGGAATCGGATACCAATCGCGAACCAGTGACACCTAAACAGAGATCGaggaaaataaagttttcctCTGGATGCGTTTTTCTTGCGGCGTGTGCTGCCGGCGAAAAAGACGAAGTGCTTAGATTATTGGAAAAGGGGGCCGACATTGATACCGCCAACGTAGATGGTTTGACAGCCCTACATCAG GCATGTATCGACGACAACTTAGATATGGTGGAGTTCCTAGTGGAGCATGGGGCGGATGTAAACCGTGGCGACAACGAGGGTTGGACGCCGCTTCATGCGACCGCCAGTTGCGGTTTCCTTTCGATAGCCAAGTACCTGATTGACCACGGTGCAAATGTTGCGGCGGTTAATTGCGATGGGGAACTCGCCCTTGACATAACTGAGAGTGAACGGATGgaagaattgttaaaatccGAGGTGGAAGCCAGAGGGATCGATTGTGAAAAAGCGCGCAGCGAAGAAGAACGATTGATGTTAAGGGACGCCACCGAATGGTTAAGCTCGAAAACTTCATCCGTTGACATTGGAAATGCCAAAACTGGCGCTACACCTTTACATGTAGCCTCTGCTAAAGGATACGTTAAAGTAATTAA ggTTTTGTTACAATGCGGTGcggatgttaataaacaagatAATGATGGATGGACTCCACTTCATGCGGCCTCCCATTGGGGTCAAATGGAAGCTACGGAATTATTAGCTAATAATATGGCTGATATGGACGctcaaaattttgtt gGGCAAACACCTTTTGACGTATGTGATAACGACATGTTACCTCATTTGGACATGTTAAAAAAGCGACAAGTAAAAGACGAAGCAATGCGCGGTTTGGGTAAGAAGCGACCAGAACAAGATAGAACGACGGAGGTTGAGATGCCAACGAAGGTTAAACGTGTTGAGGTGAAAATCGAAAGTAACGAAGAAGATGAGAATTTGAAGAAGGAATCGGAAGTGG gAATGGAAGTTTCTAGTTCGAGTGGTACAGACTCGAATTCGGCGAGTGATGATTCGGAATCGGATGATTCGGAAAGCG aaATAAAGAACAAAGTAAATACGATGAACAACGACGTACCTCCAGTACACATAGTAGCTGTTAAAGAAGCCTCTGAACAAGTTAAAGGGCCTCCGTCCTTACCACCTAAACAACCCCCACCTGATAATGTTAATATCGACGATAGCGCTCCAACGTGGAGGAGACAAACTCACAGACCTAATAGTTtta gAGAAAAAGACGGTGAAAACGAGGTGACTATTCGAAGAATACACAGTTTTCAAAACGACCCAGA CAAGtctaataaaattgaaaacgaagACGCGACAAGTAGCACACCCGAAATCACTGGTACCACAACAACAACTAATACAACAACCACCACTACAACAACGCCATCGACAAAAACGGTTTCTAGTAGTCCACTGCCAAATGTTGTACCTATTAGGAG gTCTTTTGTTCCGCCCGTTCGAGATGAAGAGAGCGAAACTCAACGAAAGGCTCACGCGAAGAGAGTACGGGAGACGCGCAGATCAACGCAAGGGGTGACTCTGGAAGAAATCAAGTCCGCCGAACAACTGGTTAAGATGAAGAATCAAACTAcgaacaataataataacaacaataacgtagag TCGGGGGCTAACGGAGACTCTAACACTACCGTCAGCGTAACCGCCACCATCACCACAGCTACGCCAACCGTTATTACAAGGGATACCGAAGAACCGGTTGTTACAACGCATGAAAGGAGGCCCTCGTGGAGATTGCGGGTCGATAATGGAAGCAAG tttaaacttGAGGATGTGAACAAACCGGAAGAACCACCTTCAACTCCATCGTACATTCGAAGGAGCGGCCTTCAAAGTAATCCTCTTCCAAGACCTTCGTCCGCTCCTGTAGAAACTGCGGATACAACCGTAACTTTACCGTTACGAAGACCTAAATCTACCGAAGAGAAAA TCGCTTTGGAACAAGATAAAGAAAACGATGCTAGAAATGCACAAGCTACTTTGGCTACCCAAGCTGCTATACAACGGAGAAGGAGACCCAAAAGACGATCAACTGGTGTGGTTACTTTGGAGAATATGGAAGATGGGGAATCGGAAAAAGATCAATCGACAGGTGGAGGTGgtgattttgatgattccaCCAAAGTGAATCATCAAGAA AGTGGTAATGAAAGATCGGGAAGAAGTTCGCGCGTTAGCAGCTCAAgcgatttaattttaagggGTGAAAATGGCGAAATCGATTATAAGAGGCTGTACGAGCAATCGCTTACTGAAATTGATAGGTTGAAAGATAAATTGAGAAAATCCGATGAGGAACTTCGAGATACTAAACAgacattagaaaaattacaaactgtt